GCATGTTCGGCGAACTCCCCATGATCACCCGCGCGCTGCGGGCGGCTTCTCGCTTTCGAGAGGTAGCGACCCTGTGAACGGACGAGGCATCCCCGGTGCCCACGGCAGTACTGCTTACAGCGATCGATCGCTGGGCGGTGCAGGCCAGGATCACGGCTATTGGGCCGAATCCTTCAACGCGTCAACGGACTGGTTCAGCCCGGTGAGCTCGGAGCAGCAGACCGCGGTCGGCCTGCTCGATCGCGAGAGCGACACCGAGATCACGGCGGAGCAGCCGTTCGCCCCCATCACCGGCCGGTACCCGGCCCAGGACCACCCGAGCTTCCCGCCCGGCGCGCTGGAGATCACGCCGGACGACGTGCTCGAGGCGCTCGGTCCGCAGGCCGACGAGATGCTCGCGACGGCCGACATCGACGTCGAGGAGCTCATCCGGCTCGTCAACGCCGAGACCGTGGTGATGCCGCCGCTGGTCCTGCCGGACGAGCCCGAGGGCGCGACCGCACCGTCCCCCGAGGTCGTCGAGGCGATCACCACGTGGAAGCAGCGCTTCCTCAAGGGCGCGGTCGCCGCGGTCATCCTCACCCTGACCGGCACCGGCGGCGCCGCGGCGGCGATGGACAAGTCCGTCACCGTCGAGGTCGACGGCAAGGAACGCCAGGTCAACACCTACGAGTCGACCGTCGGCGAAGTCCTCGAGGACGAGGGCATCAGCATCGGCGAGCACGACGCGCTGAGCCCCTCCCCGCAGTCCAAGGTCGGGCACAACGACACGATCACCCTCGACCGCGGGCGTCTGCTGAAGATGACCGTCGACGGTGAGCAGCGCGAGGAATGGGTCCGGTCGGTGACCGTCGGCCAGGCGCTGCGCCAGCTCGGCGTCGCCGACGACGGCGCCTGGGTCTCCTCGGCGCGCAGCATGGCCGTGCCCGAGCAGGGCATGGACCTCACGGTCAAGACCGCCAAGGACATCACCATCACCGATGGTGCCGGTGAGCCGCGGCAGCTGACCACCACCGCGGTGACCGTCGACGAGCTGGCCAAGGAGCAGAACCTCCAGCTCGGGCCGGAAGACCACATCACGCCCGGCGGCGACCAGAAGATCACCAGCGGCGCGCAGGTCCAGATCGTCCGCACCGGCAGCACCGTGGTGAACGTGACCATGCCGATCGAGCCACCGGTCAAGGAGATCGAGGACGACTCGATGCTCAAGGGCGAGGAGAAGGTCGAGGACCCGGGCGCGCCCGGCGAGAAGATCGTCTTCACTCGCGTGAGCACTCGCAACGGCGAGGAGACCGGCCGCGAAGCGGTGGGCGAGAAGGTCACCAAGGAAGCCAAGGAGAAGGTCGTCCGGGTCGGCACCAAGCAGCCGCCGAACGGCGCCGTCTGGGACAAGCTGGTCCAGTGCGAGGCCGGCGGCAACTGGGCGATCAACACCGGCAACGGCTACTACGGCGGCCTGCAGTTCGACAAGAGCACCTGGGACGCCTACGGCGGCGACCAGTACGCGGCCTACCCGCACCAGGCCAGCCGCGAGCAGCAGATCTCGGTCGCGACCAAGGTCCGCGACGCCCGCGGCGGCAGCTACGGCGCCTGGCCGGGCTGCTCCTCGAAGCTCGGCCTCTGATCCAAGAGACCCCCCCGATCGGCCACCGGCACCCCACCGGTGGCCGATCGTCTTTTAGCCCCAGGCAGCCGTGGGCGGCGAAGCCGTGCCGTGGGCTGCGAAGCAAGCCTGCCTTGCGGCCGAAGGCCGTGCCTGTATGTGCGAAGCACATAGCCCACGTCGAAAAGACGACCACCGGCGGGTTCTCAGGTGTCTTCTCGCGAGGACGGCTTTTTCCCTCGTGGCGGAGCCACTTGGGAAAAAGATCCCGCAGCGAGAAGACACCTGAGGTTCCGCTACCCGCCCCACTACGCAGCTCAAGCGGAAGCCCCGAGTAACTTCTCACCCGTGGAACAGCACGCGAATAGGGCGCGGTTGCTTGGGCCGGCCGATGTTCGCCGGCTGGCCGAGGAGCTGGGGATCCGCCCGACGAAACGACTCGGGCAGAACTTCGTGCACGACCCGAACACGGTCCGCCGCATCGTGGGCGCCGCCGAGCTCACCGCCGATGACGTGGTGCTGGAGGTCGGTCCGGGGCTGGGGTCGTTGACGCTGGCGCTGTTGCCCGCGGCGGCGGGCGTGGTCGCGGTGGAGATCGATCCGGTGCTGGCGGAGCGGTTGCCGCGTACCGCCGCCGAGTTCGCCCCGGACCACCAGGGCGAGTTGCGGGTGCTGGAGGCCGACGCGCTGCGCGTGCGCGGCGCGGACTTCGCGGAGCGTCCGCCGACGGCGCTGGTCGCGAACCTGCCGTACAACGTGGCGGTGCCGGTGGTGCTGCACCTGCTGGCCGAGCTGCCGTCGTTGCGCACCGGTCTGGTGATGGTGCAGTCGGAGGTCGCGGATCGGCTGGCGGCGAAACCCGGCAACCGGACTTACGGCGTGCCGAGCGCGAAGGCCGCGTGGTTCGCCGACGTGCGCCGCGCGGGGCCGGTGCCGCGCACCGTGTTCTGGCCGGTGCCGAACGTGGATTCCGGGCTGGTGTCGTTCACCCGGATCGATCCGCCGTCGGCGGCGCCGCGCGCGCAGGTGTTCGCGGCGATCGACGCCGCGTTCGCGCAGCGGCGCAAGACGCTGCGGGCGGCGCTGTCCGGCTGGGCCGGGTCGGCGGCGCGTGCGGAGCAGGTGCTGCGGGCTGCCGGGGTGGAGCCGACGACGCGGGGCGAGCAGCTCTCGGTGGCGGATTTCGCCCGGGTGGCCGATGCCGCCGCCCAGCTGGTGCGCTGAGTTCGCACCTGAACGCGCGGCGTTGCCCGAGCTTCGACCGAACGGGTCCAAAAGCGTTGCGATGCTCACATATGGTCACTGGAATAGTTGGGTTGATCAAGAATCCCTGCTCGTGAGGGGGATGTGATTTGTCAAACGATTCCACATGGTGACCGTCCGCAGCTTGCATTCGCCGACACCCCTGCGTTCTACTATGCGGGAAATCCATCCCGAGCGGCTGAGAGACCTGGCTCCACGACGCCGCAGCAACCACTCCACGAGTGAGCAGGTGCTAACGCCAGGGTCGATGGAGTTGTGGTGTCTGAAACTCTGCTCGAAGGCGAACGCGCGCCCCGGACCAGCCGTCGGCGTGCCCGCGGTGGTCGCGCCCGGACCGGATCCGGCCCGCACGGCCTCGCGCTGACCCAACGCCGAGTGATCGATCACGGACGCCGCACCACGACGGCCTGTCGCCGCGTCCGCTGACGACCGAAGTCGTCGCAGCCCCTTCCCCAGCCTTTCTGTTCCTCCTTCCCGGCCGATGCGGCATGCCCGCCGGTCCGGCGTGAGCTGATGCGGAGCGATCGTGATCACAGTCGAGAACCTCACCAAATCCTTCCGGCACGACCAGTCGAGTCGAGCCGACGTCGTCGCGCTCGACAACGTCTCGCTGGAGGTCCCCGCCGGTGCCGTGTGCGGCGTCGTCGGCCCCAGCGGAGCGGGAAAGTCCACCCTCGCCCGCTGCATCGCGCTGCTGGAGAAGCCCGACCGCGGCGCCATCCGCGTCGACGGCACCGACCTCGTGGCGCTCGAAGGCGCCGCGCTGCGTGCGGCGCGCCGCCACATCGGGGTCGTGCCGCAGGGGGATTCGCTGCTGCGCCAGCGCACCGCCGCGGGCAACGTGGCGCTGCCGCTGGAGGCGGCCGGGATGGCCGCGCCGCAGCGCCGCAGCCGCGTCGCCGAGCTGCTCGACCTCGTCGGGCTCACCGACAAGGCGCCGGTCTACCCGGACCGGCTCTCCGGCGGGCAGCGGCAGCGGATCGCGGTCGCCCGCGCCCTCGCCGCCAAGCCTTCGGTGCTGCTCGCCGACGAACCGACCTCCGCGCTGGACCCGAGCACCACGGACTCGGTGCTCACGGTGCTCGACCGCGCCCGCTCCGAACTCGGCGTCACGGTGCTCGTGGTCACCCACGACATGACCGTGGTGCGCCGCATCGCCGATGACGTCGCGGTCCTCGAAGACGGCCGCGTCGCCGAACACGGCAAGGTGCTCGACCTGGTCGCCGATCCCGGCAGCCGCGTCAGCACCAGCCTGCTGCCCGAGACCGACCAGGCGTCCGCCGTGCCCGGTGTGCGCCACGACGTGGTCGCCGAAGTGGTGCTCGTCGGCTTCGCCGCCGTCGGCGCGCTGCTGCCGGAGGCGTCGAGCCGCTTCGGGGTGGAGCTGTCCATCCTCGGCGGCGGCCTGACCCGGCTCGGCGACACGCCGGTCGCGAAGTTCCGCATCGGACTCACCGGTGAGCGCTCGGAGCAGGCGCTGAAATGGATGGTCGACCGCGACGCGCACGTGCGGCGCGCCCCGGTCAGCGTTGATGGAGTAGCTGCGTGAGTGATCCGACCCCTTGGGCGGAAGTCGTGGAGATGCTCGGTGAGGCCACCGGCGAAACGCTCTACATGGTGGTGGTGGCCACCGTGCTGGCAGTGCTCGGTGGCCTGCCGCTCGGCGTGTTCCTGCACTTGAGCTCGCCGGTCGGGCTGGACCCGCGGCCGACGCTGCACCGGATCCTCGGTGTGGTCGTCGACGTGGTCCGGTCCGTGCCGTTCGTGGTGCTGCTGGTGGTCCTCGCCTCCTTCACGCGGCTGCTGGTGGGCACTTCCATCGGCAGCACCGCGGTGATCGTGCCGCTGACCATCGGTGCGGTGCCGTTCTTCGCGCGGCTGACCCAGAACGCGTTGCGCGAAGTGAGCTTCACCGTCGTCGAAGCGGCTATCACCACCGGCTCCGGCCGGTGGCGGATCGTGTGGACGGTCCTGATCGGCGAGGCGCGCGCCGCGCTGGTCGGGGCCGTCGGCGTCACCGCGGTGGCGCTCATCGGCTACGCCGCGATGGCGGGCGCGATCGGTGGCGGCGGGTTGGGGACCACCGCCATCCAGGACGGCTACCAGGCCTACGACGAGCGGGTGCTCTACGGCTCGGTGGTGGTGCTCGCGGTGCTGGCCTTCGCGATGCAGCTGCTCACCGACTTCACGGCGAAGGCCGTGGACCGCCGTCGCACCGCGACCGGCTAGTCGCCACCGCACTTCAGTCGAATCGGCCGACGGCAGGGGTCCCCGCGGACCCGCTGCCGGTACCGGTGCGCGTCACCGGACGGCCTCCATTCCAGAAAGGACGCACTGATGCGTATTCGTTCCCTGGCGGTCGTGCTCACGGCCGCTTCGCTGGCGCTGGCGGGTTGCGGTGGTAGCGGCACGGAAGCCGCGCAGGACCCGAACGCTCCGCTGACCATCGGCGTGAGCCCGCAGCCGCACGGCGAGATCCTCAAGTACGTCGACGAGAACCTCGCTCCGAAGGCGGGCATCGACCTGGAGATCGAGCAGTTCGACGACTACAACCGGCCGAACGAGGCCGTCGCCAACGGCGAGCTGGACGCGAACTACTACCAGCACAAGCCGTACCTGGCGGAGTACCAGGCGCAGCGCGGCGGTGAGTTCGAGTGGGTGCAGACGGTGCACCTGGAGCCGCTGTCGATCTACTCCAAGAAGGTCAAGTCCCTCCAGGAGCTGCCGGACGGCGCGCGGATCGCGCTGCCCAACGACCCGTCGAACCTGACCCGCAGCCTGAAGCTGCTGCAGGACAACGGCGTGATCAAGCTCAAGCCGGGCGCCGAGCAGGGCGCCGGGGTGCGCGACGTCGCGGAGAACCCGAAGAAGATCGAGTTCCAGGGGCTCTCCAGCGACCAGCTGCCCCGCGCGGTCGACGACGCCGACGCGGCGATCGTGAACGGCAACTACGCCCTCAAGGCCGGTTTGAAGGACCCGCTCGTCGTGGAGAAGGCGGAGAACAACCCGTACGCGAACGGCCTGGTCGCGTCCCCGGCGATGGCCAAGGACCCCCGCATCCAGAAGCTCGCCGAACTCCTGCGCTCCCCCGAGGTCGAGGACTACATCAACAAGACCTACGGCGGAGTCTCGGTAATCCCGGCTTCCTGACCCGAAGGCCGTGAGGCAGAACGGCGAAAGCCCCAGCCTCACGGCCAAAGGCCGCGCCTGACGGCGAAGCCGTGCAGTGGGGCGGGCGAAGCCACGCCTGCCCTGCGGCCAAAGGCCGTGCTTCGCGGCGAAGCCGTGCCTGGGACGAGCGAAGCGAAGTCTGCCTTGCGGCGTAGCCGTGCCTGTATTCGCGCAGCGAATAGCCCACGTCACAAAGCCGACCACCGGCGGGTTCTCAGTCGGTCTCTCGCGAGGACAGCTTTTTCCCTCGTGGCGGAGCCACTCGGGAAAAAGATCCCGCAGCGAGAGACCGACTGAGGTTCCGCTACCCGGACACCCCAGCAACACCAGCCGTGGAAGCAATCCTGAAACCCGACCTTCCACGCACCACCGCAACCACACGCCCAAACCCGGGAAGGCTCTAAACCCGACCCCACACGCCAAGCCGAACGCAGCTCTAAAACCCAACCCACACGCCAAGCCGAACCCCACTCCAAACTCGACCCCGCACGCCGAGCAAGGCATTGCTGAGGTGCCCCAGAGGGGGCGTGCGCTGTGAAGTCGGTGCTGGGGCGGCACCGGGCTGTTGCGGACACGTACGCTCTAGGAGTGCTCTCCGTGGTACCCACCCCCATCACCGTGCGTGTCCCGGCCAAGGTGAACCTGCATCTGTCGGTCGGCGATGCTCGCCCGGACGGCTACCACGAGCTGGTCACCGTCTTCCAGGCGTTGTCGCTCACCGATGAAGTGACGGTGCAGACCGCCGACGAACCCGGCATCGAGGTGCACGGCGAAGGCGCCGATTCGGTGCCGACCGGGCCCAGCAACCTCGCGTGGACCGCTGTCCGCCTGCTCGCCGAACATTCCGGGCGCGACCCGGAGGAACCCGGTGTGCGGCTCTCGATCCGCAAGGGCATTCCCGTGGCGGGCGGCATGGCAGGCGGCAGCGCCGACGCCGCGGCCGCGCTGCTGGCGCTGAACACCTTGTGGCGCCTCGAAATCGGGCGCGACGAGCTCAGCGACATCGCCGCCAAGATCGGTAGCGATGTGCCGTTCTCCTTGCAGGGCGGCACCGCGTTGGGAACCGGGCGCGGTGAGCGGCTGGTGCCGGTGCTGGCCCGGCACACCTTCCACTGGGTGATCGCGCTGGACCGGCGCGGCCTCGAAACGCCCGGTGTCTACGGCGAACTCGACCGGCTGCGCGGGGACACCGGGCCGCACGGCGTCGGTGAGGTCGAGCCCCTCCTGGAGGCGCTGGCTTCCGGTGATCCGCGGCAGCTGGCGCTGCTGCTGGGCAACGACCTCCAGTCCGCGGCCGTGTCGCTTCGGCCGAACCTGCGCCGCACGCTGCGCGCGGGTGTCGAAGCGGGTGCCCTGGCCGGGATCGTGTCCGGTTCCGGGCCGACGTGCGCGTTCCTGTGCACCGACAACGACGCCGCGGTCCGGGTGGCCGCCGAGCTCTCCGGTGCGGGCGTCTGCCGCACCGTGCGGGTCGCGCAGGGCCCGGTGCCCGGCGCCCGGATCGTCAGCGATGAGCGCGCGGACCGGCCGACCCCGCCCCAGGTCCACGCCTGAACCACCCCTCACGTTCCTCTGGAGATCAACACCCCCGATGGCGAACCTGATCAATCTCGAATCGGTGAGCAAGAGCTACGGAGTGCGACCGCTGCTGGACGGCGTCTCGCTCGGCATCAACGAAGGCGAACGCATCGGGGTCGTCGGCCTCAACGGCGGCGGCAAGACGACGCTGCTGGAAGTCCTCTCCGGGGCGGAGGCCCCCGACTCCGGGCGGGTCAGCCACTCCCGCGACACCCGGATGGCCGTGGTCACCCAGCGCACGGAGCTGCCGCCCGAATCGACCGTGCGCAACGCGGTGCTCGATCCGCACGGATTCACCGCCGAGCACGAGTGGGCGGCCGACGCACGAGTGCGATCGGTGCTCACCGGGCTCGGCATGACGCGGCTCGGGCTCGACACGCCCGTCGCGAACTTCTCCGGCGGGGAACGCCGCCGCGTCGCGCTGGCCGCGGCCCTGGTGCGCGACCTCGACGTGCTGGTGCTGGACGAACCGACGAACCACCTCGACGTCGAAGGGGTGCGCTGGCTCGCCGACCACCTGCTGTCCCGGCGCTGCGCGTTGGTGATCGTCACGCACGACCGCTGGTTCCTGGACACCGTCTGCAACCGCACCTGGGAGGTCACCGGGGGCAAGGTCGAGCAGTACGAAGGCGGCTACGCGGACTGGATCTTCGCGCGGGCCGAGCGCAACCGGCTCGCCCAGCAGGCCGAGGACAAGCGCCAGAACCTGGCGCGCAAGGAACTCGCCTGGTTGCAGCGCGGGGCGAAGGCGCGCACGTCCAAACCGCGCTACCGGGTCGAAGCGGCCGAGGCGCTGATCGCCGACGTCCCGCCCGCGCGGGACACGGTGGAACTCGTGAGCTTCGCCAAGCGCCGGCTCGGCAAGACCGTGATCGACCTCGAAGACGTGGACCTGCGGATCGCGGACCGGACGTTGCTGGAGGGTCTGACCTGGCAGATCGGGCCCGGCGACCGGATCGGCGTCGTCGGGGTCAACGGCTCCGGGAAGACGACTCTGCTGCGGCTGTTAGCCGGTGAGCGCGAACCGGACGGCGGCACCCGCCGCGAAGGCACCACGGTGCGGCTCGCCCACCTCACGCAGGAACTGCACGACCTGCCCGGGGATTGGCGCGTGCTCGAAGCCATCGAGGACGTGGCGGAGCGCGTGCAGCTCGGCAAGTACGAGCTCACCGCCTCCCAGCTCGGCGAGCGGTTCGGCTTCGGCAAGGGCCGCCAGTGGACGCCGGTCGGCGACCTCTCCGGCGGGGAGCGCCGCCGGCTGCAACTGGCGCGGCTGCTGATGGGCGAGCCGAACGTGCTGGTGCTCGACGAGCCCACCAACGACCTCGACATCGACACGCTGCAGCAGCTCGAAGACCTGCTCGACGGCTGGCCGGGCACGCTGGTGGTCGTGTCGCACGACCGCTACCTGGTGGAGCGGGTGTGCGACAAGGTCGTCGCGCTGTTCGGCGACGGCAAGCTCAGCGACCTCGTCGGCGGCATCGAGGAGTACCTGCGGCGGCGCAGCTCGCTGCTGTCGGCCGACGACGGCGCCGTCGGCAAGCAGGCCGAGGACGTCGTGGCGGCCAAGCCGAACAAGCTCTCCGGAGCGGAGGACCGGGCCGCGCGCAAGGACCTCGCGAAGCTGGAGCGCCAGCTCGACAAGCTCGGCCAGCGCGAGGAGAAGCTGCACGTCGAGCTCGCGGAGGCGGCCACCGAGCCGAGCCGCTTGCAGAGCCTCAACGCGGATCTCCGGACCCTCCAGCAGGAGAAGGACGACGTGGAAGCGCGCTGGCTCGAACTGGCCGATCAGCTGGATTGATCCCGCGGCTCCGGGCGTTCGGGGCAAGCGCGGTGCGCCGGTTCCCGCGCCCGATTAGGCGCTGAGACGGTTCCGATGGTCCCGCGACGGACGTAATGTGCGTCACATGAGTCGGTTCGTGGACGGGATCGTGGCCTCGGCGCTCGACTGCGGCGGGGAAGGAGGCCGGGGTCTGGTCACGGGCGAACCCCGGCAGGGGCGACGCCGCACCTGGGCCCAGGTGCACGACGAGGCCCGGCGCATCGCCGCGGCGCTGCGCGACTCGGTCCGGCCCGGTGCCGCCGTCGCGGTGCTCGCCGCCGACCCGGGGCTGATCGCCCCCGCCGTGCAAGGCGGCTGGCTGGCCGGGAACAGCGTGACCATGCTGCACCAGCCGACCCCGCGCACCGACCTCGCCCGCTGGGCGCAGGACGCGGTGCGGGTGCTGGGCGTGGTCGACGCCGAGCTGGTGCTGCTGGGCTCGCCGTTCGAACCGCTCGCCGACCTGCTGCGCGCCCACGGCATCCGGTACCGCGAACTCGCGGAGCTCGCCGCGCACCCGGAGGCGCTGGATCGGCCGGTGCCCACCGCTGAGGACGCGGCGGCGCTGCTGCAGCTGACCAGTGGTTCCACCGCCGACCCGAAGGCCGTGCGGATCACCCACGGCAACCTGCACGCGAACACGGCGGCGATGGTCACCTCCGCCCGGCTCGACCCGGTGCACGACGTCGCCGTGTCCTGGCTGCCGCTGTTCCACGACATGGGCCTCGTCGGCACCCTCGTCGTGCCGATGACGATCGGGATGGAAGCGGTGCAGGTGACGCCGACGGACTTCCTCACCGCGCCGCTGCTGTGGCCGAAGCTGATCAGCAAGTACGGCGGCACCGTGACCGCCGCCCCGAACTTCGCCTACGCCGTCACGGCGCGCCGGATGGCTCATGCCGAGGACGGCGCGTTCGACCTGTCGGGGCTGCGGTTCGCGCTCAACGGGGCGGAACCCGTCGACACCGGCGCCGTGCGGGCCTTCACCGAGGCCGGGGCCCGCTTCGGGCTCGCGGAGACGGCGATGGTGTGCGCCTACGGCATGGCGGAGGCGACGCTGGCGGTGTCGTTCGCCGCGTTGAACCGGCCGGTGCGGGTCGACACCGTCTCCGCCGACGCGCTGGAACGCCGCCGCCTCGCCGACCCCGCCGACGACGGCGAGGAAGGCGG
This window of the Saccharopolyspora gloriosae genome carries:
- a CDS encoding transglycosylase family protein — protein: MNGRGIPGAHGSTAYSDRSLGGAGQDHGYWAESFNASTDWFSPVSSEQQTAVGLLDRESDTEITAEQPFAPITGRYPAQDHPSFPPGALEITPDDVLEALGPQADEMLATADIDVEELIRLVNAETVVMPPLVLPDEPEGATAPSPEVVEAITTWKQRFLKGAVAAVILTLTGTGGAAAAMDKSVTVEVDGKERQVNTYESTVGEVLEDEGISIGEHDALSPSPQSKVGHNDTITLDRGRLLKMTVDGEQREEWVRSVTVGQALRQLGVADDGAWVSSARSMAVPEQGMDLTVKTAKDITITDGAGEPRQLTTTAVTVDELAKEQNLQLGPEDHITPGGDQKITSGAQVQIVRTGSTVVNVTMPIEPPVKEIEDDSMLKGEEKVEDPGAPGEKIVFTRVSTRNGEETGREAVGEKVTKEAKEKVVRVGTKQPPNGAVWDKLVQCEAGGNWAINTGNGYYGGLQFDKSTWDAYGGDQYAAYPHQASREQQISVATKVRDARGGSYGAWPGCSSKLGL
- the rsmA gene encoding 16S rRNA (adenine(1518)-N(6)/adenine(1519)-N(6))-dimethyltransferase RsmA; translated protein: MEQHANRARLLGPADVRRLAEELGIRPTKRLGQNFVHDPNTVRRIVGAAELTADDVVLEVGPGLGSLTLALLPAAAGVVAVEIDPVLAERLPRTAAEFAPDHQGELRVLEADALRVRGADFAERPPTALVANLPYNVAVPVVLHLLAELPSLRTGLVMVQSEVADRLAAKPGNRTYGVPSAKAAWFADVRRAGPVPRTVFWPVPNVDSGLVSFTRIDPPSAAPRAQVFAAIDAAFAQRRKTLRAALSGWAGSAARAEQVLRAAGVEPTTRGEQLSVADFARVADAAAQLVR
- a CDS encoding ATP-binding cassette domain-containing protein, translated to MITVENLTKSFRHDQSSRADVVALDNVSLEVPAGAVCGVVGPSGAGKSTLARCIALLEKPDRGAIRVDGTDLVALEGAALRAARRHIGVVPQGDSLLRQRTAAGNVALPLEAAGMAAPQRRSRVAELLDLVGLTDKAPVYPDRLSGGQRQRIAVARALAAKPSVLLADEPTSALDPSTTDSVLTVLDRARSELGVTVLVVTHDMTVVRRIADDVAVLEDGRVAEHGKVLDLVADPGSRVSTSLLPETDQASAVPGVRHDVVAEVVLVGFAAVGALLPEASSRFGVELSILGGGLTRLGDTPVAKFRIGLTGERSEQALKWMVDRDAHVRRAPVSVDGVAA
- a CDS encoding ABC transporter permease subunit — translated: MSDPTPWAEVVEMLGEATGETLYMVVVATVLAVLGGLPLGVFLHLSSPVGLDPRPTLHRILGVVVDVVRSVPFVVLLVVLASFTRLLVGTSIGSTAVIVPLTIGAVPFFARLTQNALREVSFTVVEAAITTGSGRWRIVWTVLIGEARAALVGAVGVTAVALIGYAAMAGAIGGGGLGTTAIQDGYQAYDERVLYGSVVVLAVLAFAMQLLTDFTAKAVDRRRTATG
- a CDS encoding MetQ/NlpA family ABC transporter substrate-binding protein: MRIRSLAVVLTAASLALAGCGGSGTEAAQDPNAPLTIGVSPQPHGEILKYVDENLAPKAGIDLEIEQFDDYNRPNEAVANGELDANYYQHKPYLAEYQAQRGGEFEWVQTVHLEPLSIYSKKVKSLQELPDGARIALPNDPSNLTRSLKLLQDNGVIKLKPGAEQGAGVRDVAENPKKIEFQGLSSDQLPRAVDDADAAIVNGNYALKAGLKDPLVVEKAENNPYANGLVASPAMAKDPRIQKLAELLRSPEVEDYINKTYGGVSVIPAS
- a CDS encoding 4-(cytidine 5'-diphospho)-2-C-methyl-D-erythritol kinase; this encodes MVPTPITVRVPAKVNLHLSVGDARPDGYHELVTVFQALSLTDEVTVQTADEPGIEVHGEGADSVPTGPSNLAWTAVRLLAEHSGRDPEEPGVRLSIRKGIPVAGGMAGGSADAAAALLALNTLWRLEIGRDELSDIAAKIGSDVPFSLQGGTALGTGRGERLVPVLARHTFHWVIALDRRGLETPGVYGELDRLRGDTGPHGVGEVEPLLEALASGDPRQLALLLGNDLQSAAVSLRPNLRRTLRAGVEAGALAGIVSGSGPTCAFLCTDNDAAVRVAAELSGAGVCRTVRVAQGPVPGARIVSDERADRPTPPQVHA
- a CDS encoding ABC-F family ATP-binding cassette domain-containing protein; the encoded protein is MANLINLESVSKSYGVRPLLDGVSLGINEGERIGVVGLNGGGKTTLLEVLSGAEAPDSGRVSHSRDTRMAVVTQRTELPPESTVRNAVLDPHGFTAEHEWAADARVRSVLTGLGMTRLGLDTPVANFSGGERRRVALAAALVRDLDVLVLDEPTNHLDVEGVRWLADHLLSRRCALVIVTHDRWFLDTVCNRTWEVTGGKVEQYEGGYADWIFARAERNRLAQQAEDKRQNLARKELAWLQRGAKARTSKPRYRVEAAEALIADVPPARDTVELVSFAKRRLGKTVIDLEDVDLRIADRTLLEGLTWQIGPGDRIGVVGVNGSGKTTLLRLLAGEREPDGGTRREGTTVRLAHLTQELHDLPGDWRVLEAIEDVAERVQLGKYELTASQLGERFGFGKGRQWTPVGDLSGGERRRLQLARLLMGEPNVLVLDEPTNDLDIDTLQQLEDLLDGWPGTLVVVSHDRYLVERVCDKVVALFGDGKLSDLVGGIEEYLRRRSSLLSADDGAVGKQAEDVVAAKPNKLSGAEDRAARKDLAKLERQLDKLGQREEKLHVELAEAATEPSRLQSLNADLRTLQQEKDDVEARWLELADQLD
- a CDS encoding fatty acyl-AMP ligase, encoding MSRFVDGIVASALDCGGEGGRGLVTGEPRQGRRRTWAQVHDEARRIAAALRDSVRPGAAVAVLAADPGLIAPAVQGGWLAGNSVTMLHQPTPRTDLARWAQDAVRVLGVVDAELVLLGSPFEPLADLLRAHGIRYRELAELAAHPEALDRPVPTAEDAAALLQLTSGSTADPKAVRITHGNLHANTAAMVTSARLDPVHDVAVSWLPLFHDMGLVGTLVVPMTIGMEAVQVTPTDFLTAPLLWPKLISKYGGTVTAAPNFAYAVTARRMAHAEDGAFDLSGLRFALNGAEPVDTGAVRAFTEAGARFGLAETAMVCAYGMAEATLAVSFAALNRPVRVDTVSADALERRRLADPADDGEEGGTRSFALLGRALPGMEIQVVDDAGTELGERQVGRLRIRGAAVTPGYLTADGPVAAQDAEGWLDTGDDGYLIDGEVVICGRRKDVIIMGGRNIYPVDIERAAGEVDGVRAGNAAAVRLDAGSRRERFAVVLESKTAGTLDDEKALRAAVASQVARAVGARPAAVVVVAPGDLPKTPSGKLKRAATAALVPD